The Calliopsis andreniformis isolate RMS-2024a chromosome 7, iyCalAndr_principal, whole genome shotgun sequence region ttcggtcgacagagacgatattcaagaagatttttatttgctaacagagccgcataatactttcggagaaaactaaaatctaaaagaatatcgtttgcttgctcaaaatttctttcacactgtttatgcgctaacatttgaagaagtgactttctttagaaatggtaggacctccaagggcccaacaaggggttcaaaGGTAGGGATGTGCTTGGGAGTGACAGaaccaataactaatgagcgtaggtgAAGTTCAGACGGCTCTGACTTCTTTCCTTGCGTTATTCTCGAAGACTCGAATGTATCTCTTCGAAGATTCGAATGTATCTCTTCGAAGACTCGAATGCGTCTTTTTCATTTCTTCCGGAGTCCGTTCTTCATCACCTTACATCCCCCAAAACGCGCGACTTTAAGGGCGTCACCGATTTTGTACGACGAAATAAATCGGCATTGATTGGCCTTTGACCCAAAGAAGGAAGATCTTCCTAGTCACCCTGATGGGGGCAAAGGAACCGCCCTGATTTCCTCGCGACGAAGGTGGAGGAAACGTCTCCTTCAGGTCGAAGGCCGCGaaaattggggaggaagaacgaaccccggaatagcgtggctcgagcgggcccacgcgcgtattttccgaatatttttatggccgtattgtcccgcGAGTCAGCGTCAATCCTCTGAGTCCGAAAAGGATGAGCTGGCGAAGGCACCGATTGCGAGGCAATACAGccctcgatggttattagggattAACACTCCGCTCGAAGAATGCTCGAAATTACTTTATTCTGGCAGATGTGGATTTTTTGAACGCACGGATGAATACACAAGTTATTTACAAGAAACTCGGATTCccacatctggcagcaataaaCGCGATTGCCTCTTTGAACGGAACAATCGGCGTATTTAATAAAAGCTAGAAACATATTAACAAATACATGTACTTATGAAACATTAAAACATGCCatcaaaatattaatatatttgcaaagatATTTTTCTTATATGACTAACTGAAGTGTTCGGGGTAACAAGAAGATAAGCCACGTTTGGTTTACACAGAGAAAATCTATTTCAGAGATTTTCATTAAATCCTGAAATTAGGTGAAAATATATTAAATGCATATAAATGCTATATGACGCATTTTCATACAGTTTCTGCGTACGGTCAGCTGTTTGCTTATTCGCCATATTGGATTGTGTGTGACTTAGGACGTTGCTGACTCAAAATAACGTAACTATTTTAATTAAGTAACAAGGACTTTTAAGCACAGTATCTttaatttttactattttttagtCGCTTTTCCTCGGCGCTTTATGATCATCTTGTAACATGTTTCTATGTAGATATCTCGATTTTTATTAACCCTTTGTCTACAACCTTACTTTTACTGACGTCATCTGCAAGTTGGGCTCAtacattttacatttttctattttaaaaaattaaaaatttctgtatattttttaataacttttATTACTATCTGTTACCTTAGTGGTTTTCAACAAGGTAGGAAAAACTTCAAAAACAAAAATTGACTGaaaacataaaaatcaaaatatttatataaaaaaattgtcCTAAGATAATCACAAATTACCAAGTAAAAACTATCAAAAATATAATAACAATCAGCGATACTGTGCTTAAAAATTCTTGATGCCCAATgaaatatggcattttatgtctGAATACCTTACAACATAATTTGGACgttttaaaaacatccaacagcgtacgtcttaaagactttcTATAAGACGTCCAAGAGTATAAGTCTATTTTTGGTCTAAACGTCTTATTAACGTAATTTTAATGTCTTTAAGACATCTTATGAGTAtcttttaaccctttgcactccgaGGTTCTTATTTTCCATTCATTTTATCCCCTTAGAAGGGACAacggagtgcaaagggttaaaggATCCTAAAAACATACTGGTTTGTAACTTCGGACGTTTCATAAACGTTTCTTGGACATTTCTAGAActtggatgtctttaagacgtttctaagacgtctctgtgctaCATGGATCTatcccaaatagcacagagacatcttaaaaacatcttaaaaatatccagtaaagtcctaaaaatatccAAAAGACGTCTGTAAGACGTccaatgttacaaatcagtatgtctttaggacgtcttaagaaacatttataagacgtcttaaagacgtccaaattacgtatataagacgttcagacaacaattagacgtttttaagacgtccaaaagcgtaagtctttaagacgtccatgtagtgtgtctttaagacgttttatagacgtaaactttgcatgtctttaagatgtacgttcttggatgtttttaagacgactaaattatgtcgtaagacgttcaggcataaaatgaacataaaatagacgtcttcaaaacgtcgtgtgctatctgggatgtTATTTTGAGAAAGCTTCATATTGACATGTTTGCGCAGGTATTATTCCCATCACTACCCATATCTATTTTCGCTCGTATTAACACTCCGCAATCTATAGATACACACATTCTCATCGGCTTGCTAGACAACTACGACTATCCCAAGCCTCTCTAATCTCCAAGTTCGCAAAAGTTTACAGAGCCTTACATACACATTTATCAATTTCAACCTAATCTCTCGTAGATGTACGAAAGAACTCGGAGAGTCCAAAGTCCTCCTAGTTATTACATCAGACGCAACTAATTAGCAATTTTCATTGGCTTTTGTACAGTTCGTAGCCGGCGTCGATAACGCGAAAGCACTCCCACGCCGACGCACTTTGAAGCCTCGTGGCACATGTTCGTCCGCAGTGGACGGTTGTCACCGCCTCGATCTTCATTGGCTAGTTCGAACGAACCTAACGCGCAGGCGGTGAGCAGGTTACGTATAAGAGTTCGAGCAGCATTCAACAGAGCGTTTGTATTCGCGTGCTGTCTTCGACGAAATACACGAGTGAAGTACGGGAGACGGTAGGAATAGACAAAACTGAAACGTAAGTAAACGCAATCGTAGCATTTTATTTGAAAGTTCTGAAGGAAATTAGTGATTGACGAAGAATTAGTTTTGAACTTTTTCTTGTTGGAGCATTTTTAAAGGTCAATATTTAAATTCGTTATATTTCGCCATTCACTCATGTATATATATGAGCCACGGACTTGCCAAATCAGTTAATTccgcaaaacaaaaatatttatacaaagTTAAGCAGTAATCAAGTATGTAGATACtcagattttaaaaaattcaaaaagtggagttaatcACTTTGACTTGTCAATGCCTTATACGTGGTAATTGTAAAAGGAGTAGAAGGCTGAAGAAACAATAAGGAAAGTTGAACTACCTTTTATTTTGTGCTGCATTGATTAACATTACAGGATGTGATAAATTCTACTTTTTTTCAATCTTTAACttggaccactttcataattacggGCACATATCTACATAGCTTTTACTGTCTGTTCTGTAGtttctgaatgttgaggatacaaTAATAGTAAAATGTTCAATAAATCTTCAGAAGAATATTGTTCAGTTGCAGTAGTAATGACATAACTCCAAAATTTCCTGTTTTTGAGTCACTATTACGGAAAGAACAGTTATTGCATTAAATGGCAATATCACATTTCTTTAAAAAACATTACATTTTAGTTGTCATTGTTACAGCCAATGGGCAATATTTGTCTtctcatatttaaaaaaaattgttgaaaattTTCCTCTAAGCAATTTTAGTACAGTTTATCCTTAGTGTCGCAACAAATTGTAGATGTGCTAAGTTATGGAAAGATAATTGTTAGAAAATATCTGTTTTCAAGGCACGTCTAAAGGTGAAAGTCCCTTTGTCTCTGACTGACGCGTAAGAACTTTCGATTTCAGACGCCATCACGAGGTACAAACAAACCTCTGATGCGCAAAATCTCGTGCGGGATTATGGTTTAAGCGAAAAGGAAAGTGCTGTACATAGTGGCATGTGTATGTGCGTACGTCTAGGTTTATATCTGCCAAGTACGTTGACCCTGCGATACTCGACATTTGTTAACGTTTCGCTCCAAAACGGCGtcaatagtaaataatatatcgTGTCAGTGATTTATAGTGTTTACGCCGTTAATCGATCCTCGTGGATCGGTCAAATTATCTTTCCTTAAGTTTCTGTTCGATATCAAAACAAGAGATAAGACTAGAGATAGTAATCTTACTAGGTGATTATATTCAAAGTCATTAAATATGAAAAACATACTTGAGGTTTACATAAATAGAATTTAAATGCGTTTTTAAATATGCTCCATTTTCGAATTTGAACCTAATTTGCTCCTTTTTAAAATTATGTTTCCAACTCTGAAATAGTttattttttgttcttttttgtCCACAACATTTTCACTGTTTCTTATATTTTAAATGTTTTCAAATTTTGGTACTACTTAAGTCATTTAATCTCTGGCAAACCATTTTCAATTGAGACACAATTACAATCATTATCAGAagaatttgttttaaattattttttcaaaagTGAATCCGGTGTGAAATtataattttctattatttagACCGAAATCTGTTTCCGTAATTATTAAAACAGTTCGATAGTAGAACCTCTATCAACCGATTCTTAAATACAGTAGAATTTCGTTTAACCGAATTTCGAGTACAGTAGAATCGCGATTAATCGAAGTTTGAATACAGGATAATCTCGACTATCGAACTTTgaatacattttattttttttaatttaaattttaaatcaacACATGAATTTAATGTACAACATATAAACTCTGAAATTATCCTACCTATATCTATCAAATTTAAAGctattttgaaaataatttgaCCTACTAAATTAAGTATCCttatttcaatttatttgcACAATACGTTTTGTTTTAAGGAAAACGATGTATTGTTTTAGATCAAGAAATCATCGTGAAATTTCTATAACATCGTGAAAAGATGACAACTGAAGCTGCTCAGTTGCCTCATATCGAGGCCTTTCATCGCGTTCTAGAGCTTCCAGTAGTCGGAAGAGCTATTGCGAAGTCTGCTGAAACATACTCGCGTGTGAAAGACAGTCATCAACTAGTGAACTGGGCACTAAGCACTGCGGAAGCTTCCTTGAGCACCGCCACGAAGCAGGCAGCACCTATTGCAGCACCCATAGCCAAGAAATTGGAGAGTCCTATACACTACGTTGACCACACGCTATGCCTCGGTCTTGATAAAATTGAAAAGATCATTCCGGTGGTTAAAGAAGAACCCGAGCAGGTAAGAAATACTCAAATTCGTTTCACGTGTATAAACAAACACTATTTTAATATAACTTGGGGTATCTTTGCATGTTTCTTAACTTCTAtagatacagggtgtttcatttgAAGTTTCGTCTGCAATTATCTCCCAGCCAGCTTCAAATTTTGGCAGCACGTCCACTTAAGGAATATTTGTATCCATCATAAGCAACTTTTTCAGACCCAATTTTTTATTTGGAATATTTTTTGGAACATTTTTTGAAACGACCTATAGATTGAGCTAATCGTGTGTGAAACTTCAAATGGGACACCTTGTATGTACACGATTAAATATCATTCCGACGTATAAGTCGTTAATAACTATTTAAATGTCGTAAAGAAAAGTTGTGAGAATAGTTCAATTGTATTTCTTATTCTTATACTTAGAAAGAAATACATTCTCATTGAAGAAgcttattttaatattctaataattataataataatgattgttattaCAACGTCTCTATTTACAAATCAGAAACAAAATACGATAGAAGCACATAATGGCAAAGCTGAGACTCAGCCTTTGGCatgaaaataaattatattatctGATCGAAACTAATTTTTGAGTAATAGTGTATGTATTGATTTATTCTAATAGCCAAatgatttcatttttaattactttaaaattttgaattgaaAACTCTACGTGTAACTTCTGGaaagtattaatattaaatttgtGATTTGTTAATTGTGTAGGACAAGTATAATAGCATATTTCTCATGAAGAAATAACAGTTTTACTTTCCCGAGTGTCATAATATAATAACAGAGGGAAAGCATTGCTATGGGTCAAATTTTACCCTCTTCATTCCTCCCTcgctttttttatatttctcgATGTTTTGAAGTACATACCCAAGTCCATAAAAAGGCAAAAAATCAATGACTAAATTCTATATGTGCGGATGTTTTGTGTTATGCTCGCCATGTACATATAATTATAAAGTAGGTACACACTTTTAAACTAGGGCTACATAATTAACAGGTTAGACTTCATTTATATCAAATCTACAGTAAAAAGACGATGATTCTAGGATAAGTAAAAACTATAAAGTaacatttattttataattatcttCCATTACAAGCAAAAGACTGACGCGTTTCAATATGAGCCGAGTACACGTGCACTGAAGCTACAGTCAACAGTCTAGACTCGAGATGCAGCTTGGCTGGAAGTAGAGGAAAGTTCAGAAGGATAAGGGGAGCGCTTGTTAGGAGGACGTGACTGCTTGCACGCAAAAGGTTTATTCCCCTTACAGCAGTGAATGCCTTGCACTCTAAACAAACACATTACCAATTTAACTAAATGGAGACCTGAATTAAACCcatgaagtttattatgggttatATTGGTAACAATGTATGCTGAGTGCAAAAGATTTTTCAGTCGAATGTACGTCGGTGCACGTGTACTTGAATGAATTTTAAACTCAGTTTCTCTGAAAATATTGTAGATATAAAGGGTGTTCAAAAAGTTCCTTACATGTTGTACTTGTAATCATGCTTTGGCTGGAAGAATAATGATTTTGTTTGGACTAAGATCAGATAACAACGTAAACAAGTTAAGTTGttcatatttttctttcacTTCGTTTTGTGGTCATGTGAGTAGAATAAACGCTTTTCTGACAAAATGCAAGGAACTTATTGAACACCCCTCATATTTCTTAGGGTTACGAGCAGCAGACATGACCTTGAATATTGTGTTGCGTGCTATCTAAAGCTATGTCTACACTGTGTAATAAAAAAGTTGTTAAAtaacaaatttatttttaactttGTTGTACATCTCCATGTTATCACATGTAACTAGATTTCTAAAATATGTGCGTAAAaaattttgcatcgtattattAATAATGATGTTAAAGATTAAGAATAGAATTCTAGCAGTAACAAATTGTTATACTGTTTGGGCTCATTGACAACATGCAACATGACAATATTTTTTAACTCTTTTCATTCTAAAGTTACAAGACACACTATATACAATACATACTACCACTTTTATTTCCTCTACAAATACATCAATAAAGTGATACTGCTGAGCGTAGTGAACTAAATAATTAACCCTTTCGACCTCGTATACGCTATAATGTACATTGATTTGCTACTTTAAAATCTGGCTTAGAATATTGAAACTGTGACTGAACTAATATATACGCCCAccctttattatttttttattttttttgtaaatacTAAAGCAATTCATCACTTTACACTGGAAACGCATTAAACACTTCTGTTCAATTTCTAATTTCAGATTTTGGAAAATGCATACATGTTGGCGTTACAGACCGTTCAACCAGCAGTTTGGAGTATTTCACAAACTAATCATGCAATAGTCTCGCAAGCGTTGAACCTGAGGGATAAAAGCTGGAATAAGGCAAATCAAATTTTAGAAACCCAGTATGGCAGCGCAGCAGTTCGTGGTTTAGACAACACTGCTGTTGTCATGGATAACCTAATCGACAAATTCCTTCCCCCAACAGGAGATGAGAAGGAGATTGGTAGGTTTACGTACTTTGATCAATACATCTATAATTAAAATTGACTATTGTTTGCTCTTAGTAAGCAATAGTAAatgaataatatacagaatattcGAAAACCAGTCGTGCAAGTGGAGAGATAGTGATTTTAGatgacaaaataagtaaaaaagtagaaTAATTTTTTTCGATATCGCGttgcattttaaagaaaatttaatttgaattttattGTTAATCAACTATTTATTCGTGCCTCGTGTCACACGAGAAGTACCCTGAAAAGCATTGCCCCTATTGCTTTCCAGGAGATTTCTCATGGGACACAAATAGCACACAGAGTGGGGGGAACAATTCTACTTTATACACAGCAGATAAAGTCAGTGGTCAAAGTGATAAGGAGTAGTCTTTATTCTGTGCATATTCTCCTCAAGCCTAATGTACCTTCATTCATACAAGGCCAAAACTCAAAATCAGTTTTTTCAAAACACAGCGTAGTATCGACATATTTTTCGTTGCAGAATTACTTTTTATCTTATCTATCTTTTTGCTTATACTTTTACTTGTACttaaacttaagtacaacatatATGAatccaaatattttttattatttatctagTCAGTTATGTAATGCCTATCATTATTCAAGATATTTTGCCACCTTTTTATCAAATCTTCAATTCCTCTCTTATAAAATTGTACTGGCTTACTTTACTTATGTAGTAAAGATTGATAATTTATGGTTACGTCTAATATTAACACATACACACGCCATGTTTGTATTGTAGTATTTTGCTGTGTTTACAAACTTAATttacatataataataaataaataaataaaaccttGAAATTTAATGAAAACCTGAAATTTTACTGTAGCAACATGTTAAACTGTATCCACATAATTTTTGTACTGAAGATGATACTGCTCTGATTTCAGGTATCAGTCCGGCTGATGAAGATAAACTCCTCCACACATTGCAGACTGTCGGACGCTTATCAAATAAAGCTGCTCGGCGTGTATATACGCACATACTTCACTTGTCCACAGTTGGCATTGATAATTTAAAAACATACATTAGTTCCTTGGTAGAGTTCCTGCGACTTACACAATATATTTACGCCATAAATGATAAAGTGCAGGCTCACACGAATGGACCACAGAATATATCGGAAGAGTCAAAGAAACAAAACTAATTAGTGTAAAATCTTCCAGCTCGTTTCATTTTCAAGTTTTCGTACCTATTTTTTCTTTACatatatttttgtattcattattatTCTTTACTCTTTTtccattaaattaaattaaattaaatagatatcacgtcgatgaaattaatttttttctgcatttttgtTATGTGTAGAAGAAAATAAGATTGGATACGTTATAAGTTTATGTTGATAAAGCGATCGAAAAGTTCTATTTAAATAACACGTATCTCTTACCATGCATTTATTTCGGCATTCacgaatttttatgcatttctttATTTATTCTCGGCCGTTCGAATGTTTATCGTATGTATAtatgaaattataaaataattttattacctTTTATATACAATAGATGTAAATGCgctgataaaataaaatttattcttACATTGTTATTACATTTGAATAACATTTATTGAGAAGAAATTATTCGCCCAAGATCTACATAAAAATACTTACTTTTCTCAGAATTGAATAAAACGTAATCTGATTAATGATTAAATATTTTGGCTAAAGTTAGTCGGTAATCATGATTAATTAATAACAAAAGTTATCTAAGCTGATGTAATAAAAGACATAACTGACTCAATAATCATTAATTGCAAAAGCTGCACTCGTGGTTACGACTAAAtcagtaaattaaaaataataataattttagaaaatatacAATTCCTACATAATTAAATTAACAAATAATTGATTAACATGCTGAAAACTGATGTAGAAGTTGGTCGATTTATTAAACGATTATAAATTTACAGAAGAACTCGATTTATCTAAACTCCATTTATCCAAGGAAATGTCATTATATTACTCATACAAAATATGGTATTCAACCAAATCCAGTTGCATAAAACTTAACTTTAATTATATGAACAAATAAACCGCAAAGTAGGGAATAGGTAATCTGTGGACTCCTGTTATCTGACAGATCCAGTTATCCATACATCCTTGTTCTCCAATCATGTTAGATAAATGGAGTTCTGTTATACAGATCTATAATCATAGATTGCAAAAATTATAGTTTATCATTTGTAATTTTCTCATCTATTTCAATAATGGATatttgattaatgattataattgcCAGAAAATCTACTACAGACGTAAGCACAGAACAATCAATTACTATTCAAATTTGATTTCTCTATACATATAGTTTTACTGCAAATATTACTTTACATAAAACAAAATGAAGTCGTTAGTTATAGTTTGCTCACGGCGTTGTATGCTGAAAAATAGTTTTAGcaaattatagtaattatagacCTCAAATTTATGTTATTTATCATTGTACGTGCTGTTAGTCACGAACTATGAACTTCGGTTTTGGAGAATATTTCCATACTCATCGTTCTTGTTGCAAAATGTTGCATCAGACTACAATGAAGACCCAAAAGTTCTTTAGTCATGGTCCTGTGAATGGCtaaagtattttatgaatcAGTGTATCATCCGCGATTTTTATAGAGCTAAAACAGTCTATAACACCACGTCATTCCTTATAATGACATATGTGTGTATACGTGTTCAGACGTTTAGTTACGCAGAAGCACGAGCGCGGTTCAAGGATGTACATGCACATTAAAGAACCCGTCGTCGTACTCCATTTCTACagtaaaatatattttgaatttttcataTCCCAATTAATACTAATTGATTGCACCAAAGGAATTTCATGTTCGTTATAAGATATTCACTTTCACATTTTTGCACTTTATTACTccaatataatattaattacGTGATACTATTTTAAACCACGAAAGTGAGTTATATATTTAAAGTATTAATAAAATGTACACAAAAATTTCGTTGGTATATGAATAAAAACGTTAAACATAAAAGAGAAATATTTTCGTGAAGGTTATAAACAGTTACTATACTAATCAGTaggtaacaacaataatgacagTAGTCAGAAAAACTACAGTGATGACATACTTACTTTGAAATTGCTGACATGCAAACTGCTGAATTGTTATAGGTACTTGTAATACAAATGAAACTACATTAAAACGTTATTTTATCTACACATTTTGGAAAACATGTTTATTCTtttattagaatatttttataccGGTTGATAGTTACGAAAGTAATCTAGCTCAAAAATCCAGTTAGACTGAATTTGTTACTCATTTTAGATTCGTTCagatttcatttaatttttttagatatttttacTTACATCATTTTCATAATTACCAGCACACTTTATTTCGTGTATTATTTAGTCaaatatgtttgaaatttgtaaATATATGAGCCGAAGTGATTAATTCCACATTtgaattttgtaaaatttaGTGTTAAAGTATGTGGTAATTTAATTATCATATCTTTTCATATTATCATcttaatttttcctatttaaaataagtataaatatttttgttttgtggagttaatcgatttgACAAATGAGCGGCTCATATAAGGAAAATATAGTGAAACCAGTATTAGGTAAAATTTCTAGGAaaagtatttga contains the following coding sequences:
- the LOC143181730 gene encoding lipid storage droplets surface-binding protein 2-like, whose protein sequence is MTTEAAQLPHIEAFHRVLELPVVGRAIAKSAETYSRVKDSHQLVNWALSTAEASLSTATKQAAPIAAPIAKKLESPIHYVDHTLCLGLDKIEKIIPVVKEEPEQILENAYMLALQTVQPAVWSISQTNHAIVSQALNLRDKSWNKANQILETQYGSAAVRGLDNTAVVMDNLIDKFLPPTGDEKEIGISPADEDKLLHTLQTVGRLSNKAARRVYTHILHLSTVGIDNLKTYISSLVEFLRLTQYIYAINDKVQAHTNGPQNISEESKKQN